Proteins from a single region of Nomascus leucogenys isolate Asia chromosome 2, Asia_NLE_v1, whole genome shotgun sequence:
- the CETN3 gene encoding centrin-3 — protein MSLALRSELVVDKKRKKRRELSEEQKQEIKDAFELFDTDKDEAIDYHELKVAMRALGFDVKKADVLKILKDYDREATGKITFEDFNEVVTDWILERDPHEEILKAFKLFDDDDSGKISLRNLRRVARELGENMSDEELRAMIEEFDKDGDGEINQEEFIAIMTGDI, from the exons ATGAGTTTAGCTCTGAG aAGTGAGCTTGTAGTggacaaaaagaggaaaaaaagaagagaactgtctgaggaacagaaacaagaaattaaaGATGCTTTTGAACTATTTGATACAGACAAAGATGAAGCAATAGATTATCATGAATTAAAG GTGGCAATGAGAGCCTTGGGGTTTGATGTAAAAAAAGCTGATGTACTGAAGATTCTTAAAGATTATGACAGAGAAGCCACAGGGAAAATCACCTTTGAAGATTTTAATGAAGTTG TGACAGACTGGATATTGGAAAGAGATCCCCATGAAGAAATACTCAAGGCATTTAAACTATTTGATGATGATGATTCAGGTAAAATAAGCTTGAGGAATTTGCGACGTGTTGCTAGAGAATTGGGTGAAAACATGAGTGATGAAGAACTTCGAGCTATGATAGAAGAATTTGACAAAGATGGTGATGGAGAAA TAAACCAAGAGGAGTTCATTGCTATTATGACTGGTGACATTTAA